One part of the Sorangiineae bacterium MSr11954 genome encodes these proteins:
- a CDS encoding response regulator, whose translation MSTKVLVFESDAAFASELRSELGKLGCSTLVVDDGNAGLQQAATTKPDLILLSIELPRMNGFSVCNKLKKDTNLKDIPLIIMSSESSDETFEQHRKLRTRAEDYVHKPISFGELVSRIQPFVPLLAPPSQGGARVQEASPPSSPISPVSPVSYPGIVIDDDIEEEELLAEEPARPTQVEPERAESNALGEIFRASGDHAPVSADVEALTDAAFYRITGGESNGASGFAQPEPEPPSRQDERRPPSVRPAADDRLTLRIAELERELATAKSESGALREDLLKAQSAGAETQRLQREVDDLKARLASKGGGVSSREFLDLRENLNKKDKEILALKESFSRKDREIIEMREKSLALERAKGELDDALLQLEREAADSRDRIEQLAADKDQAKKASEDHRTRMQRAVAESEARAQEAQELRSKFTEVQAQHEAALAALKAEHANHVTALTQEHEDAANAALVAAHNQYEEGVAALRNQHAMELHEADAKRQRDLDGAEAQRIADLDHLRRELQSELHEQAEQAIRERAQAVSERESELREQYSAHVEGLRAAHAEEAASLRAEHASQLAAAEERRATDLADAERRREAEIDAEQRGFAERLRAHQQEADESKAAALAALTLDKDTRIAAIEGDRDQRITALEQDRDQRITALEQDRDQRIGALEEDRDQRIATLIQERDQRIATLIQERDHHVSALEQDRDQRIGALEQDRDQRIASLVQERDQRIASLVREHEQRVTELEQDRDQRIGALEQDRDQRIGALEQDRDQRIGALEQDRDQRIASLVQERDQRIAGLVREHEQRVTELEQDRDQRIGALEQDRDQRIDALEQDRDQRIGALEKDRDQRIGALEQDRDQRIAELERERDNRIALLERDRDRRLEELTAQYEGQLRDAEQQHAARVSELERDRDSRLAALETRYAQELAEEREQGARAREQAAREIAALTTELQNTREQLSAMTAAKRENDANNAARIAELERDGAGLRTVREELEGEIKSLRDAKSELEAERRELQSTLESTRERLSHETGRADRATEKWSADRNSLERAKDALAVALAQIDDVEARSL comes from the coding sequence ATGAGCACCAAAGTTCTCGTGTTCGAAAGCGACGCAGCCTTCGCGAGCGAGCTTCGAAGCGAGCTGGGAAAACTCGGCTGTTCCACCTTGGTCGTGGACGATGGGAATGCAGGTTTGCAGCAGGCCGCGACCACCAAGCCCGATCTGATTCTCCTTTCGATCGAGCTCCCCAGGATGAACGGGTTTTCGGTCTGCAACAAGCTCAAGAAGGACACGAATCTCAAGGACATCCCGCTCATCATCATGTCGAGCGAGTCCAGCGACGAGACCTTCGAGCAGCACCGCAAGCTCCGCACCCGCGCGGAAGACTACGTTCACAAGCCGATCAGCTTTGGCGAGCTGGTGTCCCGGATCCAGCCGTTCGTACCGCTCCTCGCGCCGCCTTCCCAGGGCGGCGCGCGCGTGCAGGAAGCATCCCCGCCCAGCTCCCCCATCTCTCCCGTCTCTCCCGTCTCTTATCCGGGCATCGTGATCGACGACGACATCGAAGAAGAAGAGCTGCTCGCGGAAGAACCGGCGCGCCCCACCCAAGTGGAGCCCGAGCGGGCGGAGTCCAACGCCCTCGGCGAGATCTTTCGCGCGAGCGGGGACCACGCCCCCGTGTCGGCCGACGTCGAGGCGCTCACCGATGCCGCGTTTTACCGGATCACGGGGGGCGAATCGAACGGCGCCTCGGGCTTTGCGCAGCCGGAGCCAGAGCCGCCGTCGCGGCAAGACGAGCGGCGGCCGCCGAGCGTCCGCCCGGCCGCCGACGACCGTTTGACCCTGCGCATCGCGGAGCTCGAGCGCGAGCTCGCGACGGCGAAGAGCGAAAGCGGCGCGCTCCGCGAGGATCTCTTGAAGGCGCAGTCCGCCGGCGCCGAGACGCAGCGGCTGCAGCGCGAGGTCGATGATCTGAAGGCGCGCCTGGCCAGCAAAGGCGGCGGCGTGTCGAGCCGCGAGTTCCTGGATCTCCGCGAGAACCTGAACAAGAAGGACAAGGAGATCCTCGCGCTCAAGGAGTCGTTCTCGCGCAAGGACCGCGAGATCATCGAGATGCGCGAGAAGTCGCTGGCGCTCGAGCGGGCCAAAGGGGAGCTCGACGACGCGCTCCTGCAGCTCGAACGCGAGGCGGCCGATTCGCGCGATCGCATCGAGCAGCTCGCGGCCGACAAAGATCAGGCGAAGAAGGCCAGCGAAGATCACCGCACGCGCATGCAACGCGCCGTGGCCGAGAGCGAGGCGCGCGCGCAAGAGGCGCAAGAGCTGCGCTCCAAGTTCACCGAGGTGCAAGCGCAGCACGAGGCCGCGCTCGCGGCGCTCAAGGCCGAGCACGCGAACCACGTGACCGCCCTCACGCAGGAGCACGAGGACGCGGCCAACGCGGCGCTGGTGGCGGCGCACAACCAGTACGAAGAGGGCGTCGCGGCGCTGCGCAACCAGCACGCCATGGAGCTCCACGAGGCCGACGCCAAGCGCCAGCGCGATCTCGACGGCGCCGAGGCGCAGCGCATCGCCGATCTGGATCACCTGCGGCGCGAGCTGCAGAGCGAGCTGCACGAGCAGGCGGAGCAAGCCATCCGCGAGCGCGCGCAGGCCGTCTCCGAGCGCGAATCGGAGCTTCGCGAGCAATACTCCGCGCACGTCGAGGGCCTCCGCGCCGCGCACGCCGAAGAAGCCGCGAGCCTCCGCGCCGAGCACGCGTCCCAGCTGGCCGCCGCCGAAGAGCGCCGCGCCACCGACCTCGCCGACGCCGAGCGCCGCCGCGAGGCCGAAATCGACGCCGAGCAGCGCGGGTTCGCCGAGCGCCTGCGCGCGCACCAGCAAGAGGCCGACGAGTCGAAGGCCGCCGCCCTCGCGGCGCTCACCCTCGACAAAGATACGCGCATCGCCGCCATCGAGGGCGACCGCGATCAGCGCATCACGGCGCTCGAGCAAGATCGCGATCAGCGCATCACGGCGCTCGAGCAGGACCGCGATCAGCGCATCGGCGCCCTCGAGGAAGATCGCGACCAGCGCATCGCCACCTTGATCCAGGAGCGCGATCAGCGCATCGCCACCTTGATCCAGGAGCGCGATCACCACGTGAGCGCCCTCGAGCAAGATCGCGATCAGCGCATCGGCGCCCTCGAGCAAGACCGCGATCAGCGCATCGCCAGCCTGGTCCAGGAGCGCGATCAGCGCATCGCGAGCTTGGTGCGGGAGCACGAGCAGCGCGTGACGGAGCTCGAACAGGACCGCGATCAGCGCATTGGTGCCCTCGAGCAAGACCGCGACCAGCGCATCGGCGCACTCGAGCAAGACCGCGACCAGCGCATCGGCGCACTCGAGCAGGATCGCGACCAGCGCATCGCCAGCCTGGTCCAGGAGCGCGATCAGCGCATCGCGGGCTTGGTGCGGGAGCACGAGCAGCGCGTGACGGAGCTCGAACAGGACCGCGATCAGCGCATTGGTGCCCTCGAGCAGGATCGCGACCAACGCATTGACGCGCTCGAGCAGGATCGCGACCAGCGCATTGGTGCGCTGGAGAAGGATCGCGATCAGCGCATTGGCGCGCTGGAGCAAGATCGCGATCAGCGCATCGCGGAGCTGGAGCGCGAGCGGGACAATCGGATCGCGCTGCTCGAGCGCGATCGCGATCGCCGGCTGGAGGAGCTCACCGCACAGTACGAGGGACAGCTCCGGGACGCGGAGCAGCAGCACGCGGCGCGGGTCTCCGAGCTGGAGCGCGATCGCGACAGCCGGCTGGCCGCGCTGGAGACGCGCTACGCCCAGGAGCTCGCGGAGGAGCGCGAGCAAGGCGCCCGCGCTCGGGAGCAGGCGGCGCGCGAGATCGCGGCGCTCACCACCGAGTTGCAGAATACACGCGAACAGCTCTCGGCCATGACCGCCGCCAAGCGCGAGAACGACGCGAACAACGCCGCGCGCATCGCCGAGTTGGAGCGCGATGGGGCGGGCTTGCGCACGGTGCGCGAAGAGCTCGAGGGCGAGATCAAGAGCCTTCGCGACGCGAAGAGCGAGCTCGAAGCCGAGCGCAGGGAGCTGCAATCGACCCTGGAATCGACCCGCGAGCGCCTCTCGCACGAGACCGGGCGGGCAGACCGCGCGACCGAAAAGTGGAGCGCGGACCGCAACTCCCTCGAGCGCGCCAAGGATGCACTTGCGGTTGCGCTGGCCCAGATCGACGACGTGGAGGCGCGCTCGCTCTAG
- a CDS encoding 5'-deoxyadenosine deaminase, whose translation MQTLIRGGTIVTCDASTNAQVLQGDVLVDGGIIVEVGSGPRITQARRGVTRVIDARGCAVIPGFVQAHVHLCQVMFRGMADDMVLLEWLKRRIWPLEAAHDANSLRASAELGLLEMMLAGTTTILDMGTVHHYDAVFDACDRSGVRAIGGKTMMDLGADVPAGLKETTAESLSESDRLAAAWHGKGGGRLRYAYAPRFLLSCSEPLVRGVADRVGASDGVLFHTHAAEHAGERQAVREVLGDDDIAVLRRWGAFGPRTILAHGVQLTDDEARTLASEGTRIVHCPSANLKLGSGIARIADLDALGVPLAMGADGAPCNNNLDPWVELRHAALLAKIRTGVTTLPAPRAFRLATLDGAKALGLGDRIGSIEAGKCADLVVVRLDGAHAEPGGDVFSKLVYACGARDVRWVLVDGEIVVRHGDHVKLDRERVVARARELSRELVGRAELS comes from the coding sequence GTGCAGACGCTGATTCGCGGGGGAACGATCGTCACGTGTGATGCGAGCACCAACGCGCAAGTCCTCCAAGGGGATGTCCTCGTGGACGGCGGGATCATTGTTGAGGTTGGAAGCGGACCCCGCATCACGCAAGCACGGCGCGGCGTGACGCGGGTCATCGATGCGCGCGGTTGTGCGGTGATCCCCGGCTTCGTGCAGGCGCACGTTCACCTTTGCCAAGTCATGTTCCGAGGCATGGCCGACGACATGGTGCTGCTCGAGTGGCTCAAACGACGCATTTGGCCGCTCGAAGCGGCGCACGACGCGAACAGCCTTCGCGCCAGCGCCGAGCTGGGGCTGCTCGAGATGATGCTCGCAGGCACCACGACCATCCTCGACATGGGCACGGTGCACCACTACGACGCCGTCTTCGACGCGTGCGATCGCAGCGGCGTGCGCGCCATCGGCGGCAAGACCATGATGGACTTGGGGGCCGACGTGCCGGCCGGTCTCAAGGAGACCACGGCGGAGAGCTTGAGCGAGAGCGATCGCCTCGCCGCCGCGTGGCACGGCAAGGGCGGCGGACGTCTTCGCTACGCCTACGCGCCGCGCTTCCTGCTCTCGTGCAGCGAGCCGCTGGTGCGCGGCGTGGCCGATCGCGTGGGCGCCTCCGACGGGGTGCTGTTCCACACCCATGCGGCCGAGCACGCGGGCGAGCGCCAGGCCGTTCGCGAGGTCCTCGGCGACGACGACATCGCCGTCCTGCGGCGCTGGGGGGCCTTCGGTCCGCGCACCATCCTCGCGCACGGCGTGCAGCTCACCGACGACGAAGCGCGCACCTTGGCCTCCGAGGGCACGCGCATCGTGCACTGCCCCAGCGCGAACTTGAAGCTCGGCTCCGGCATCGCCCGCATCGCCGATCTGGATGCGCTGGGCGTGCCGCTCGCCATGGGGGCCGACGGGGCGCCGTGCAACAACAACCTCGATCCGTGGGTGGAGCTCCGCCACGCCGCGCTGCTCGCGAAGATCCGCACCGGGGTGACCACGCTCCCGGCCCCGCGCGCCTTTCGTCTGGCCACGCTCGATGGGGCGAAGGCGCTGGGGCTCGGGGATCGCATCGGCTCCATCGAGGCGGGCAAGTGCGCCGATCTGGTGGTCGTGCGCCTCGATGGTGCCCACGCCGAGCCGGGGGGCGACGTCTTCTCGAAGCTGGTCTACGCGTGCGGCGCGCGCGACGTGCGCTGGGTGCTGGTGGACGGCGAAATCGTCGTGCGGCACGGGGATCACGTGAAGCTCGATCGCGAGCGGGTGGTGGCGCGGGCGCGTGAGTTGTCGCGGGAGCTGGTGGGGCGGGCCGAGCTTTCGTGA
- a CDS encoding methyl-accepting chemotaxis protein encodes MPIERSKRHFIRLLRRSVKGAASSAASRNAAEESAFWLAHERALNRSREAAEAAQRIASVVAKQRAAVDTLSDRSRAVAARAQELSTTFGRVADVFDRLGLVALNAGLEGARLGETAGRAVLLVSDEVRTHALRGAEAVRELSSALGEMGTDLAQLHASFEGPREAAGEMAQHAALAAGAASDAERALAEIEARIRQATGSDPETARALAEANDHVQSLMTTLGTLGSKLSHDDLISSIRPMLEPIARVLADAEADDEPEPEPEEPPAAREKSEGT; translated from the coding sequence ATGCCGATTGAACGATCCAAGCGTCATTTCATACGGCTCCTTCGCCGGTCGGTGAAGGGGGCGGCATCTTCGGCGGCCAGCCGGAACGCGGCGGAGGAGAGCGCGTTCTGGCTGGCGCACGAGCGGGCGCTCAATCGGTCGCGCGAGGCGGCGGAGGCCGCGCAGAGGATCGCGTCGGTGGTCGCCAAGCAGCGGGCGGCGGTGGATACGCTCTCGGATCGATCGCGGGCGGTGGCGGCCAGGGCGCAGGAGCTCTCGACGACGTTTGGCCGGGTCGCGGATGTGTTCGATCGGCTCGGATTGGTCGCGCTCAACGCGGGGCTCGAAGGGGCAAGGCTCGGTGAGACCGCGGGGCGCGCGGTGCTGCTCGTGAGCGACGAGGTGAGGACGCACGCCTTGCGCGGCGCGGAGGCCGTGCGCGAGCTGTCGTCGGCGCTCGGGGAAATGGGGACGGATCTCGCGCAGCTTCACGCGAGCTTCGAAGGGCCGCGCGAGGCCGCCGGCGAGATGGCGCAGCACGCGGCGCTGGCCGCCGGCGCCGCTTCGGACGCCGAGCGGGCGCTGGCGGAGATCGAAGCGAGGATCCGGCAGGCGACGGGCAGCGATCCCGAGACGGCGCGGGCGCTGGCGGAGGCCAACGACCATGTGCAGTCGCTCATGACCACCTTGGGTACGCTCGGGAGCAAGCTGTCGCACGACGATCTCATCTCGTCGATCCGGCCCATGCTGGAGCCCATCGCGCGCGTCCTCGCCGACGCCGAAGCCGACGACGAGCCCGAGCCGGAGCCGGAGGAGCCGCCCGCGGCGCGCGAAAAATCCGAGGGCACATGA
- a CDS encoding RNA polymerase sigma factor produces MSTSHDPGLLMEDMRGDEHVSQALLPAEFSIDSELPEEALLDEPCEPVDPARVARLVQTHHSFVWRSLRRLGVVSCDVDDATQKVFLAVSRKLGKVPPHRERSFLFATAIRIASNERRAERRKRHAGTEDIDLYMGGGASPEQTIADRALLDKVLDPLPLKLRSVFILFELEQMTKNEIAATLDLPEGTVASRLRRARELVEATIARLRAGEAGVR; encoded by the coding sequence GTGTCCACTTCCCATGATCCGGGGCTGCTCATGGAGGACATGAGGGGAGACGAGCACGTGTCCCAAGCCCTCCTGCCCGCCGAGTTCTCCATCGATTCGGAGTTGCCCGAAGAGGCGCTCTTGGACGAGCCTTGCGAGCCCGTCGATCCCGCCCGCGTCGCACGCCTGGTGCAAACGCACCACTCCTTCGTGTGGCGCTCGCTGCGGCGTTTGGGCGTGGTTTCATGCGACGTGGACGACGCCACGCAAAAGGTCTTTCTGGCGGTGTCGCGAAAGCTCGGCAAGGTGCCGCCGCATCGTGAGCGCTCGTTTCTTTTCGCCACGGCCATTCGGATCGCCTCCAACGAGCGGCGCGCGGAGAGGCGAAAACGGCACGCCGGAACGGAGGACATCGATCTTTATATGGGCGGCGGCGCGAGCCCTGAACAAACGATCGCGGATCGGGCACTTCTCGATAAGGTGCTCGATCCCTTGCCCCTGAAGCTGCGCAGCGTCTTCATCTTGTTCGAGCTCGAACAAATGACGAAGAACGAAATCGCCGCCACCCTCGATCTCCCCGAGGGGACGGTCGCGTCGCGTTTGCGGCGCGCCCGCGAGCTGGTGGAGGCCACCATTGCACGGCTGCGTGCGGGGGAAGCAGGTGTACGATGA
- a CDS encoding response regulator: protein MRKVVASILERHGYIARTAPDGESALAALANGAQDTELVLVDFVMPRMNGLAFCRELRKRFPDRKVGVVLMSAKADRIRESFLQQAGALDAITKPFDPQALLLVIDNVLRKVDHAPEPGPVAEGELAPQSALRPPSDPPEDASLVRARAVATLSMNVARELTPIVGTLVPEARHEHIFTHLSRNLSEPTLRTLGRVIRDVDLGEGKLVLSGDLSSLPIGAVLQMLQMENQTGVLVVEGEDRTIVMTLREGLIDLVQSRGAGDEFRLGRYFVEAGLVTPEELEALSATRAKAGSTKLLGDTLVESNKISLADLRNALIRQSSELVYEALRWQKGHFEFRRRPPPTLAAASRLGLPAAQVVMEGFRRVDEWRLIEARVGRFDEVLVRDPVAIEALGEGRLVKSERSILDSVDGRRTIREIVSAAHMSSFEGCRILFQLIEARLVRRRPT from the coding sequence TTGCGGAAGGTCGTCGCGTCGATTCTCGAGCGACACGGGTATATCGCGCGCACGGCGCCCGACGGCGAGTCGGCGCTCGCGGCCCTTGCCAATGGGGCGCAAGACACCGAGTTGGTCCTGGTCGACTTCGTCATGCCGCGCATGAACGGGCTCGCATTTTGCCGTGAGCTCCGCAAGCGCTTTCCCGACCGCAAAGTCGGCGTGGTGTTGATGAGCGCCAAGGCCGACCGGATCCGTGAGAGCTTTTTGCAGCAAGCTGGCGCGCTCGATGCCATCACCAAGCCCTTCGATCCGCAGGCGCTGCTGCTCGTGATCGACAACGTGCTCCGCAAGGTGGACCACGCACCCGAGCCCGGCCCGGTGGCGGAAGGCGAGCTCGCCCCCCAATCCGCGCTGCGCCCCCCCTCCGATCCACCGGAGGACGCGAGCCTGGTGCGCGCGCGCGCGGTGGCCACCTTGTCGATGAATGTCGCGCGGGAGCTCACGCCCATCGTGGGAACCTTGGTTCCGGAGGCGCGGCACGAGCACATCTTCACGCACCTCAGTCGGAACCTCTCCGAGCCCACATTGCGCACGCTCGGCCGCGTGATCCGCGATGTCGATCTGGGGGAGGGAAAGCTGGTGCTGTCGGGCGATCTCAGCAGCCTGCCCATCGGCGCAGTTCTGCAGATGCTCCAAATGGAGAACCAGACGGGCGTGCTGGTGGTCGAAGGCGAAGACCGCACCATCGTCATGACCTTGCGCGAGGGCCTCATCGATCTGGTGCAATCGCGCGGCGCAGGCGATGAATTTCGGCTGGGGCGCTACTTCGTGGAGGCTGGGCTGGTCACGCCCGAGGAGCTCGAAGCCCTCTCGGCCACCCGCGCGAAGGCCGGGTCGACCAAGCTGCTCGGCGATACCTTGGTGGAGTCGAACAAAATTTCGCTGGCCGATCTGCGCAACGCGCTCATTCGCCAATCGAGCGAGCTCGTTTACGAGGCGCTTCGCTGGCAAAAAGGCCACTTCGAGTTCCGCCGCCGTCCACCGCCCACGTTGGCCGCGGCCTCGCGCCTCGGGCTGCCGGCGGCCCAAGTCGTCATGGAAGGCTTCCGCCGCGTGGACGAGTGGCGCCTCATCGAAGCGCGCGTCGGCCGCTTCGACGAAGTGCTGGTCCGCGATCCGGTGGCCATCGAAGCTTTGGGCGAAGGGCGCCTGGTCAAATCGGAGCGCTCCATTTTGGACTCCGTCGACGGCCGCCGCACCATCCGCGAAATCGTCTCCGCCGCGCACATGTCGAGCTTCGAAGGCTGCCGCATCCTCTTCCAGCTCATCGAGGCCCGCCTCGTCCGCCGGCGCCCGACGTGA
- a CDS encoding Hpt domain-containing protein, with product MSENVDPELTRLLILELRRHLPALEKKPPNLEACRRTLHALKGSAGLAGESELAASLQRLERRVREGEIPAIVEASHLVKRAVERLESGHRFAGSAWPEPPSDLRPQALDPMVRTQYTEEISDRLRAIDAALAFAGDPVDAAMAAYRHVHTMKGAASAVGDEPMSWFCHGLEERLKSATVHERAVAALQELGGFRAVLGALLDDPETALRTLRGMPSKGRISTLPTPRPSQRPEEEPRTFGVDDGTIRVEAQSIDRLLDRFVVIGLARERIAGQVERTRGRAGRLRRMRAELSEALRLIGPPRPWGAPAAALKRVDKAIATLTDMTDEIDRAAYEMRAGDLVLKDSVSDARGELAAMRQMPVGQMFARIASAVEAEARRSRREVVVRIEGAEETIDRRLSEMLLEPCLQIARNSVAHGIEPPQNRTEMGKPSAGTIKLSARKGGSRLTITISDDGQGVDVTAVRKRAVDAGAVAPALADAADDNTLLALLFLPGFSTRETSDLLAGRGIGLDIALGSIQRLRGALRLSSRHGEGFAARVEIPIETGLASVLWIGAGGEEYAVPAANARAVRKNGMENGPRVPHLSACLEARTNDQAPLALEIGLYDDPPYAVGIDSVGRTEKVLVRPLTPLVSTMGPYAGAIVREDGSLRLAIDVYALAPRARALGAVPEAHTSVFPLRDGT from the coding sequence ATGAGCGAGAACGTGGATCCGGAGCTGACCCGGCTGCTCATCTTGGAGCTGCGCCGGCACCTCCCCGCGCTCGAGAAGAAGCCGCCCAACCTGGAGGCGTGCCGGCGCACCCTCCACGCGCTCAAAGGCTCCGCCGGGCTCGCGGGCGAATCGGAGCTCGCCGCCTCCTTGCAGAGGCTCGAGCGGCGGGTGCGCGAAGGCGAGATCCCCGCCATCGTCGAGGCCTCGCACCTGGTGAAGCGCGCGGTCGAGCGGCTGGAGAGCGGGCACCGCTTCGCAGGATCCGCGTGGCCGGAGCCGCCTTCGGATCTGCGGCCGCAGGCCCTCGATCCCATGGTGCGCACCCAGTACACGGAGGAAATTTCGGACCGGCTGCGCGCCATCGATGCGGCGCTGGCCTTTGCCGGCGATCCGGTCGACGCGGCCATGGCCGCCTACCGGCACGTGCACACGATGAAGGGCGCCGCCAGCGCCGTGGGCGACGAGCCGATGAGTTGGTTCTGTCACGGGCTCGAAGAACGGCTCAAGAGCGCCACCGTGCACGAGCGCGCCGTGGCCGCGCTGCAGGAGCTCGGCGGCTTTCGCGCCGTGCTGGGCGCGCTGCTCGACGATCCGGAGACCGCCTTGCGCACCTTGCGCGGGATGCCGAGCAAAGGGCGCATCAGCACCTTACCGACCCCGCGCCCCTCCCAGCGCCCCGAGGAGGAGCCGCGCACCTTTGGCGTCGACGATGGAACCATCCGGGTCGAGGCGCAGTCGATCGATCGCCTGCTCGATCGATTCGTGGTGATCGGGCTCGCGCGCGAGCGCATCGCGGGGCAGGTCGAGCGCACGCGCGGGCGGGCGGGACGGCTCCGGCGGATGCGCGCGGAGCTGTCGGAGGCGCTGCGCCTCATCGGACCGCCGCGCCCTTGGGGCGCTCCGGCCGCCGCGCTCAAACGGGTGGACAAGGCCATCGCCACCTTGACCGATATGACGGACGAAATCGACCGCGCCGCCTACGAGATGCGCGCCGGCGATCTCGTCCTGAAAGACAGCGTGAGCGATGCGCGTGGGGAGCTCGCCGCCATGCGCCAGATGCCCGTGGGGCAGATGTTCGCGCGCATCGCCAGCGCGGTGGAGGCCGAGGCGAGGCGCTCGCGGCGCGAGGTGGTGGTGCGCATCGAGGGCGCGGAGGAGACCATCGATCGGCGGCTCTCGGAGATGCTCTTGGAGCCATGCTTGCAGATCGCACGCAATTCGGTGGCCCACGGGATCGAGCCCCCGCAGAACCGGACCGAGATGGGAAAGCCCTCGGCGGGCACCATCAAGCTCTCGGCCCGCAAAGGGGGCAGCCGCCTCACCATCACCATCTCGGACGACGGCCAAGGGGTCGACGTGACGGCCGTACGCAAGCGGGCGGTCGATGCCGGCGCCGTGGCCCCCGCGCTGGCCGATGCCGCCGATGACAACACCTTGCTGGCGCTCCTCTTTTTGCCGGGCTTCTCCACGCGCGAGACCTCGGACTTGCTGGCGGGGCGCGGCATCGGCCTCGACATCGCGCTGGGCTCGATCCAGCGGCTGCGCGGCGCCTTGCGCCTCTCGAGCCGGCATGGCGAGGGGTTCGCGGCGCGGGTCGAGATCCCCATCGAGACGGGGCTCGCCAGCGTGCTTTGGATCGGCGCGGGCGGCGAGGAGTACGCGGTGCCCGCGGCCAATGCGCGCGCGGTGCGCAAGAACGGTATGGAGAACGGGCCGCGCGTGCCGCACCTCTCGGCATGCTTGGAGGCGCGCACCAACGACCAGGCGCCGCTGGCGCTCGAAATCGGGCTCTACGACGATCCGCCGTATGCCGTGGGCATCGATTCGGTGGGCCGCACCGAGAAAGTGCTGGTGCGGCCACTGACCCCGCTCGTATCGACCATGGGGCCGTACGCCGGGGCCATCGTGCGCGAAGATGGCTCGCTGCGCTTGGCCATCGACGTGTATGCCCTCGCCCCACGCGCGCGCGCCTTGGGCGCGGTACCGGAAGCGCACACGAGCGTCTTTCCGCTCCGGGACGGAACCTGA
- the rimI gene encoding ribosomal protein S18-alanine N-acetyltransferase: MHPLRIESMRPGDIADVLAIDAASFESHRATEATLREELARPWSHLWVARADSDRPSAYIIVWHVADELHVLNVATDPASRRRGHARALMERTIEYGRRGDVRLVVLEVRRSNRAAIALYRTLGFFAMALRAGYYSDGEDAIEMMLLLDPGTREILQREDEVRI; encoded by the coding sequence ATGCACCCCCTTCGAATCGAGTCGATGCGACCCGGCGACATCGCCGACGTGCTCGCCATCGATGCCGCCTCGTTCGAGAGCCATCGCGCGACCGAGGCCACCTTGCGCGAGGAATTGGCGCGCCCGTGGTCCCACCTCTGGGTGGCGCGCGCGGACTCGGACCGACCCTCCGCCTACATCATCGTGTGGCACGTGGCCGACGAGCTCCACGTCCTCAACGTGGCCACCGACCCCGCCTCGCGCCGAAGGGGGCACGCGCGCGCGCTCATGGAGCGCACCATCGAATACGGCCGGCGCGGCGACGTTCGCCTGGTGGTGCTCGAGGTGCGGCGCTCGAACCGGGCGGCGATCGCCCTGTACCGCACCTTGGGGTTCTTCGCGATGGCGCTCCGCGCCGGGTACTACTCCGACGGCGAGGACGCGATTGAAATGATGCTCCTCCTCGATCCGGGGACGCGGGAGATTCTCCAGCGCGAGGACGAGGTGCGAATCTGA
- a CDS encoding chemotaxis protein CheW, translating to MSSPLDPSATSGAPAAAPSGKRGGLLVRIDGRPHFLPAQAAVAIDPIPPIVRVPGAPPQMLGIATHEGEVLPVITIGDAPTVMVVCRYGGELLGLVGLNVVGAGIFESAPGPGDSVSFLGEIAEDIDLSEIYTALQGGAWAGRWGG from the coding sequence GTGAGCTCCCCCCTCGATCCCTCGGCCACTTCCGGAGCCCCTGCCGCCGCTCCTTCTGGCAAGCGCGGCGGACTGCTGGTGCGCATCGATGGCCGCCCGCACTTCCTTCCCGCGCAAGCCGCGGTGGCCATCGACCCCATTCCGCCGATCGTCCGCGTCCCCGGCGCGCCGCCCCAAATGCTGGGCATCGCCACGCACGAGGGTGAAGTGCTGCCCGTCATCACCATCGGCGACGCCCCCACCGTCATGGTCGTCTGCCGCTATGGGGGCGAGCTTCTCGGCCTCGTAGGCCTCAACGTGGTCGGCGCCGGCATCTTCGAGTCGGCCCCCGGCCCGGGCGACTCCGTCTCGTTCCTGGGCGAAATCGCCGAGGACATCGACCTGTCGGAGATCTACACGGCGCTCCAAGGCGGTGCCTGGGCGGGCCGTTGGGGCGGATGA